GAAGATGCCCGAATAGCGCGCGCCGAGCGCGGTCGCCATGCTGCCTGTCAAGGTAGCGAAATCGACGATCATTCGCGGCTTGTCGCGCGCGGCGAGATTCAGGGTATCGGCGAGCACCATGCGGCCTTCGGCGTCGGTGTGGACGATTTCGATCGTGGTGCCGTTGAGCGCGGTGACGACATCGTTCTGTTTGTACGCGTGCGGGCCGATGTGGTTTTGCGCGAGCGCAAGCCAGCAATCGATGTTGACCGGCAGCCCGGCATGCTTCGCGGCGACGAGGATGCCGAGCGCTACGGCCGAGCCATTCATGTCTTCGTGCATGCCATTCATGTAGCGGGCGGGTTTGAGGTTGTGGCCGCCGGTGTCGAAGCAGATTCCTTTGCCGACCAGCGCGATGGTTTCCTTGCCGGCGGCATGCTGGTAGCGCAGGCGGACAATGGCCGCGTCGGCGTCGGCGCTGCCTTGGGCGACCGCGACGAAGGCGCCCGCCCCCATTTCGCGCAATTCGTCGAGCGTGTATTCGCGGTAATCGAAACTATGCTCATCGGCGAGCTGGCGCACGCGTTGGCGATACAGCCCCGGCGTCAGCTCATTCGGCGGCAGAACGGTCAAGGAGCGCGTCAGGAAATTGCCTTCGGCAATCGCGCGCTGCCAGGCAAATTCTCCGGCGGCTCGATAACCCCAGAGCGAGATCATTTCGAGCGACTTGCCAGAAGCTTTTTTCTTGCGCTCAGGCAGTTTGGCGCCGTTGATCCATGCTGTGTAAACCGCGACTTCTGCGTGGCAGCGGCGCTCCTCGTCGCTGCCGTGCACGACGATGGCGAGCGTCTGCGGGTGCTCGTCGAGCAGGAGTTGCAACCCTTTACGCAAGCTCGTTTGCTGCTCAAATACCGATTGCGCCGCATCGCGCATCGCCCATGCGATCAGCGTGCCGTCCGGCAAGGTGGCAGCAAGAGGCGTCTTGACGATTTCGCCAAGCTTCACGTCGCGGCGGCGCAGCAGCGCCTGCAGCAGCGTGCGATGCGGAATCGCATCGTGCAAATCGTCGCCTTTCGGCAGCACGTGCAGGACGTGGGAGGAACCGGATGGGTCGGGTGTGGCGTGTTGTTCGAGTTGGGCGAGCACGGGTTTCCTTGAATAATTTAGGGTTCTGTTTACACGCATCCCCTACGTGGAGCGTGAAGAATCGACTGTGCGTCATTGCGGCCGATGGTAAAATTTCACGGTCATCGT
This Burkholderiales bacterium DNA region includes the following protein-coding sequences:
- a CDS encoding leucyl aminopeptidase family protein yields the protein MLAQLEQHATPDPSGSSHVLHVLPKGDDLHDAIPHRTLLQALLRRRDVKLGEIVKTPLAATLPDGTLIAWAMRDAAQSVFEQQTSLRKGLQLLLDEHPQTLAIVVHGSDEERRCHAEVAVYTAWINGAKLPERKKKASGKSLEMISLWGYRAAGEFAWQRAIAEGNFLTRSLTVLPPNELTPGLYRQRVRQLADEHSFDYREYTLDELREMGAGAFVAVAQGSADADAAIVRLRYQHAAGKETIALVGKGICFDTGGHNLKPARYMNGMHEDMNGSAVALGILVAAKHAGLPVNIDCWLALAQNHIGPHAYKQNDVVTALNGTTIEIVHTDAEGRMVLADTLNLAARDKPRMIVDFATLTGSMATALGARYSGIFSNRDDLMARAIAAGRQSGERLCGFPLDADYEPALDSSIADIKQCTLEGGADHILAARFLHRFIDDLPWLHMDLSASNCKGGLGAVTSEVNGFGVGWGLAFLSAVSN